The Elaeis guineensis isolate ETL-2024a chromosome 12, EG11, whole genome shotgun sequence sequence atattaataatatagtgatatatatgatttaattaattaatattaatgtaAAATAAGTAAGGGTATTGCTATtaaataatgataattttttattatctataCTCAATAATTTAGAATGAAAAATTATTACATCCgtagtatttattttattttttctctcaataaaataaatatgcaatctattatttattatgcTATCTCTCTTATTCTTGTTTCGTGCCAAACACAGCTATATTGGATTACTCCAACCAAATGAACTTTAAACATAAGCTctctttaaattttattatttttttgttttttttttttggctcctaTCAAGATGAACATAAAATCAACCTCAATTACAACTCACAAACTTTCACACGCACACACATTCACAGATAACAATTCTCCAGTATTtggcaaaaaaataaataaaatttcacTGATTATTTGAAAGCATATAAAGATAGAAACATCCCTATAAGATAtaacttttattttgcctctgtCTTCATTTAACAAAATTCAATTTTTTCTAGCAAGTATATTTCTTCGTTGTTCCGTTGTCCTCCCAGTCCCACGGCAGTGGAGTCCGCACAATCTCGGTAATGGCTCAACCGATTACGACCCCTAAACAGGACCTCCGTACTTCATGCACCAAGTGCAATTCGACCGCGTCAAATCCTATaatggataacacgccacgctaccccttgtatttcaccaactCCCGACTGCGTGCTATCCACCGTGAGCTCCGAGATTTGCCTGGTTCACTAGCGCCTGGCGCGTGCAATAGCTAAACAGGGGACCGGACGGAATTGGCGCACAGCTCAAACGGCCCTCCAGGCCCCACGTATTACTTTCCCGAAATGGGGTTTCCATTAGGCTCCAGTGGCGCAGTGACAACAGCGCCTGCTGAGCGGAACTTCGTGGCCATGTGGCCATTGGTGGCTGACTTTTCTTCGTTTCAATCTGCTGATTCTCTCTTCAAATTATGGCACCGCATTACACACCCATGACCTACCCTCAGTTCGGTCGGTCAGCTCCACAACCATTAGTCTCCTTCCCTTTTGCTCTAAAAAGCCAGCCAATATTTTTTCACTTTTGGATCATGATCTCCTGGTCGTGGCTCTGTGTATATTCTTTCTAAAATAATGAGAACAGAAGGCTGGTGCGGTTTTGTATATGTTTTGTGTTTTTTATGGGGTTATTAATTGTTTGAAAAATGGGGAGAAGATTGGCATTGATGTTTATTAGAAGTTATCCACTCCGATCCTTTTTGACTATCCCCATCCAATGAATCACTTAGCACGATCTCTATATCTTCCGCGGACCCTCTTCTTGTTCTTTCATTATTCATAGGATTTGATGTTCGCCAAACTCTCAAAAGCTTTAATAGTTTTCTGATTTCCTCCTCTAAGTTTCGGAGCATTCCAGATCATGATCGTAGAATTCGAAAGTAGAAAACCAGACCTTCCCCTTTACCTCCAGATCTAGAGGAGTTTTCGGCAAAATCCAGGAAACAAAAAGATGGCCATGGCACCCACCGTGAAGGTAGTACTAGGCTCCATCGCCTTTGGGATCTTCTGGGTCCTAGCCGTTTTCCCCGCGGTGCCCTTCCTCCCTATCGGAAGGACTGCAGGATCTCTTCTTGGCGCCATGCTCATGGTCATCTTCCGCGTGATCACTCCCGAAGACGCCTATGCGGCGATCGACCTCCCCATCCTTGGCCTCCTCTTTGGTACCATGGTCGTTAGCGCCTATCTCGAAAGGGCCGATATGTTCAAATATTTGGGTAAATTGCTCTCATGGAAAAGTAGAGGCAGCAAGGATTTGCTCTTCCGAATCTGTCTTGTTTCTGCCATCTCCAGTGCTCTATTTACGAATGATACTTCTTGTGTTGTTCTCACCGAATTCATCCTCAAAATTGCGAGGCAGAACAATTTGCCGCCGCAGCCGTTCCTTTTAGCCCTAGCTTCTAGTGCCAACATCGGGTCCGCCGCCACTCCGATCGGTAACCCGCAGAACCTGGTAATCGCTGTTCAAAGTAAGATTTCTTTCGGGAAATTCCTGTTTGGTCTCGTCCCTGCGATGCTTGTGGGAGTACTTGTGAATGCTGCCATCCTCTTGTGCTATTACTGGAAATtgttgtccagtgagaaggatgTGGAAGTGGCTCAAGCAGCAAAGGATATGATCGCCGAAGAGGATGTCACTTCTCACCGTTTTTCGCCGGCGACGATGTCACACCTTGGTTCTATGAATTCTCAGGATTGGAATTCTATGATCGAATCGATTCCTCAGAGCCCATCGATAAATGGAGAGTTTGGGCATGTGGAGACATTGAGGAACAGAGTTAGTTATAGTGAGAATGACATACGGCCGGCCACAAGTGCTGGAACTGAGTCTGCAAAGGTTTCGAATGCATCGAAGGAGCTGGGGGGGGTTGGTGGAATTCCCCAAAGGAGAGAGGAAGGTGCATCTGGGAGGAGATATGTGAGAAATGGGAGCTGGATGAGTGGCATGAAAGAAGGGTTTTCTAACCTCTCTTTGGAGGAAAAGGAAATTCCCGTggagaggtggaagagattgttgtGGAAGACGGGTGTGTATGTTGTGACTATTGGAATGCTCATTGCTCTTCTAATGGGGCTAAACATGTCGTGGAGTGCGATTACTGCTGCTCTTGCTCTCATTGTACTGGATTTTAAGGATGCCCGTCCTTCTCTAGAGAAGGTAAATTATATATCTTGAGGTTTAGTTAGTATTATGCAAAATGAAAAGTTTTCATTCCTGTG is a genomic window containing:
- the LOC105055616 gene encoding silicon efflux transporter LSI2, producing MAMAPTVKVVLGSIAFGIFWVLAVFPAVPFLPIGRTAGSLLGAMLMVIFRVITPEDAYAAIDLPILGLLFGTMVVSAYLERADMFKYLGKLLSWKSRGSKDLLFRICLVSAISSALFTNDTSCVVLTEFILKIARQNNLPPQPFLLALASSANIGSAATPIGNPQNLVIAVQSKISFGKFLFGLVPAMLVGVLVNAAILLCYYWKLLSSEKDVEVAQAAKDMIAEEDVTSHRFSPATMSHLGSMNSQDWNSMIESIPQSPSINGEFGHVETLRNRVSYSENDIRPATSAGTESAKVSNASKELGGVGGIPQRREEGASGRRYVRNGSWMSGMKEGFSNLSLEEKEIPVERWKRLLWKTGVYVVTIGMLIALLMGLNMSWSAITAALALIVLDFKDARPSLEKVSYSLLIFFCGMFITVDGFNKTGIPSALWDWMEPYSRIDSAGGIAVLSLVILILSNVASNVPTVLLLGTRVAASAASISLAEVTKAWLILAWASTVAGNLSLLGSAANLIVCEQARRAQFFGYNLSFWSHLRFGLPSTLVVTAIGLLLIRN